Proteins encoded in a region of the Zea mays cultivar B73 chromosome 4, Zm-B73-REFERENCE-NAM-5.0, whole genome shotgun sequence genome:
- the LOC103655474 gene encoding light-regulated protein, chloroplastic, with amino-acid sequence MEKSTVVVCVPVVIMAEIAEIDYSSSFSVFTMEAYDLLGGDACSTQMYSEAKLASVAATVRRRVEKEERDYLSHDKPRTVLSGKACNDLDGEFCDAPYQVGISRELAHTYDQARPRVYVMYIGMSWVGSAAKSCIVSFSINM; translated from the exons ATGGAGAAGAGCACGGTGGTGGTCTGTGTCCCTGTTGTTATCATGGCCGAGATTGCTGAGATCGACTACAGCTCGAGCTTCTC GGTGTTCACAATGGAGGCTTACGACCTACTCGGTGGCGACGCGTGCAGCACACAGATGTACTCGGAGGCCAAGCTCGCCTCAGTGGCAGCAACAGTGAGAAGGAGGGTGGAGAAGGAGGAGAGGGACTACCTATCGCATGACAAGCCAAGAAC GGTGTTATCGGGCAAGGCATGCAACGACCTTGATGGTGAGTTCTGCGATGCGCCATACCAGGTCGGCATCTCTAGGGAACTGGCGCACACCT atgaccaagcaagaccaagggtGTATGTAATGTATATAGGCATGTCTTGGGTTGGCTCAGCTGCCAAG TCGTGCATCGTCTCATTCAGTATTAACATGTAG